In Bacteroidales bacterium, the genomic stretch GCCTCCAATAACTATTTGTGATGGATTTTCAACTTTTACCGAATAACCCGTCTGATAATTCCATTGATTCAAGGTATTGACTCCGGTTGAAGGCCAGTAAAATCCACTGAAATTCTGTAGAATGACCAATTGGTTTCTGGCGGGGTAGAAAATCCGGTCCAACTCCGGGTTGGTGGGGATGATATAAGATGAGATTCCACTCCAGCCTTCTGTCAGATTGATGACATGGTAAGCATTTGCTGCTACCTTGCCTTCGAGACTGAAGTTATTGAAAACGACATTTTTATTCTCATCTGCCATCATGTTGCTGCCGAGAAACCGGATTCGGATACTGAAGTCCGGGTTGTTGTTGACCAGCATAAACGTTCCCATCGAAATCTGGTCATCGCCCAGGCCATGACCCGGTGGAGGAGGTGGCGACTGGGTGGCGCTGTCGGTAAAACTGATTTCATAAAGCAGATATTCGCTGTCAAGCGGAAAAACGGTAGTTATCAGTCCGGTGGAGATCCAAACAGGGTTACCGGCGGCGACGGAATAATCAATTTTTAATGCATCCGCAGCGCCTTCGTCTTTAGCGGCAAACCGGAAAACCAACTCACGGAATCCTGTGGAGGGGAGATGAAAAACGAGTGTATTTTCTCCCCCATTTCCCGCAAATGGCTGCTTAACCAGTATGCCGGTCATCCCGGAAGCTTCATAGGTGATGTGATTATTGGCCGATGGTTGATAATTAATTGGAGTAGGGGAGTCCTTACGTTCCAGGGATGCTTTTCTCCAATTTGGGCTGAAGGGGTTAAACGGATAACCTGTAAGCGCTGAATGGTATTGGAGCATCCCCCCGCTGAGTTGCCCATATGTCGCATCAATGGTTTGTAAAGGCGTGGCTGCCGGGATCGAATTTCCGAAAAACCAGGAATGAATGATGAAGATGTCTTCATTTTTCTTCTCCGGAGGATTGGAGGCCGGAAGTGAAAATGCAGATGCCTGGAATAAAAACAGCATGAGAAACCAGGATAATATTGTTTTCATCGTTGGGAGTTTTAGGAATTGACAGACTAATTTGCAAAAATAGAATTTTAGCAAAAACACCATCGATCAATTTGTTGTGGAATGGGGCAGGTAGGCCACCTGGATGGTACGCCGGCTGCGCTGCTCAAGCAATATAGATTTCCCTTTGAAGTATACATCAAGTATCAGGTCATTGAAATTTCTTATGGTAAGTAACTCAAGCCCCCTGTTATAGCGGATGTCGAATTCATTTTTCAACTCGTCTAGCATTGCGTTCATTTTATCAGCCGGATCATTGGTGATGATCGTAAAGCTGATGGCCGCGTTTTGCATCAGGTTGATTTTTAAATTCAGTTGATCGAATACACCGAAAAGCTTGTATAATTTGTCTTCGGCAATAAAGGAAAAATCTTTCGAGACAAATGAGACCAGTGCCTGATCCTGTTTTTTGATGAAAAACGGAACGTTGGTATCTCCTGAACTATGGTTGTCGATGAGCGTTCCGGAGGCCAATGGATGGAAAAAAGATTTGATTCTGAGTGGGATTGATTTGTTTTGAAGGGGTTTAATGGTTTTTGGATGAAGGATCTTTGCCCCGTAAAATGCCAGTTCGATCACATCATAATAGGAAATATGGTCAATCTTCACGGTTTCGCTGAAGCAAGCCGGGTCAGCATTCAACAGGCCATCCACATCTTTCCAAACGATCACCTCTTCTGCGTTGAGGCAGTAGGCAAGAATGGAGGCGGTGAAGTCAGAACCTTCTCTGCCTAAAGTGGTGGTTTTCCCATCAGTCGAAAAGCCGATGAATCCCTGTGTAATCATCATTTGCCCATCCTGGTTAAGTTTTGTTGCGTTTATTTGCCGGGTGATCAACTCTTCCGTTCTGATCCAATCCACCGCAGCATCTCTGAACCGGTTGTTGGTCGCAATCATCTCAGTGGCTTGAATTACGCTGTTTTTCAATCCACATTCCGTCAGATAATTGCTGATAATCGTTGTCGTCAGGATTTCACCTAAAGGAACAATACGGTCATAAAATTCGTCATACGAACAATCCGGCTGGTCTGTCAATGCTTCCAATTTCTTAAAAACCCGGCTCACCTGCTCATAACAAGAATGTGAAGATTGATCAAACAGGCTTTTTACAATCTCAACATGAAAATCTTTTACCAGCGATATTTTGCTTTTTAAATCCGGAGTTTTGTAAAAAGCCGCATTGACGACTTTTTCCAGGGCGTTGGTTGTTTTACCCATGGCCGAAAAAACCAGGATTAACTGCTCTTCGGCAAAGTGTGACAGAATGCCTGCAACGTTTTTAACCGCTGCAGCGCTGGTTACAGATGCTCCTCCAAATTTAAATATTTTCATTTGTTCGAATTAGCGTCAGCAAGAAAACTCCATTTGTTGAAAATCATTGTTTGCCCCAACCCTCCCGACTTTGTCGGGATAAATTCCGGTAGCAATGATTTTCAACGATTTACTCCCTTTACGGTGGGGTAATTAAATCGTTGAAAATCAAATACAGGGTGTTTTCTTGCTGACACGAATTAGGCCGGCAAAATTAACAGATTACTCCACAACCTTATGGATCACAATTCCATGTTTCTGAATGCGATGTTTCAGGGCGTCGCGCGAAATGCCAAGCAGTTCGGCAGCTTTGATCTGGTTGCCGTCAGTCTTTTTCAGTGCAGCTTCGATGATTGATTTTTCGTGGTCGTCAAGATTGAAGGTAGCTATTTCACTCTTTGTGCTCTTCTCGTTTTTAATCATAAAATCATCCACGGTAAGTTGCTTTCCGTCCGACAGGATCAGGGCGCGTTCGACAAGGTTGCGCAGTTCACGAACATTTCCGGGGAAATGATAAGGCTTAAGGTGGCTAAATACGTTTTTTTCAATTTCGGGGATGCTTCTTTTCTTTTTACTGCAAAGCATGGTTACAAAATGCCTGAGCAATGGCTCCACATCGCCCGGCCTCTCGCGCAGAGGAGGAATATGAAGGGTAAAGGTGTTGATCCTGTGATAAAGATCAAGCCGGAATTTCTGATCATCAATCAATTGCTCGATGTCTTTGTTTGTCGCGGAGATGATTCGTAAATCCACCTCAATTTCTTTTGAGCCGCCTACCGGGGTGATTTTTCGCTCTTCCATGGCCCGGAGCAGTTTGGCCTGCAACGAGTAAGGCATATCAGCAATCTCATCAAGAAAAAGGGTTCCTCCGTTGGCCAGTTCAAAAAATCCTTTTTTGTCCTCTTTGGCATCGGTGAATGCTCCCTTTTTATGACCAAAAAACTCGCTTTCGATCAGCGTATCGGGAATGGCAGTGCTGTTGACAGGGACGAATGGTTTTTTACTTCTGTCGCTCGCATAATGGATGATTCGTGCCAGGACTTCTTTGCCGGTGCCATTCTCACCCGTAATCAGAACGCTGGCATCCCGGTCTTTGGCAACACGAATTGCCATTTCGGTTACTTTGCGGATACTCTCGCTAACTCCTATGAAATCGCGCTCAATAACCGACTCCAGTTCACGGGAAATCAGTGAGCGCTGATTTTCTACTGTTTTTAACTTTTGGGCCAATTGAACATATTTACCGGTGCGCTCGATGGCAAATATTATTTCGGAAATATTAAAAGGCTTTCGCACAAAATCAATTGCTCCCTGCCGCTGTGACTCAATCACTACATCAATGTCTTCCTGGCCACTCACCATGATTACTTCGGTGGCAGGATTGTCCTGCCGGATCTTTTTTAAAATCTGTATACCGTTCAGGTCGCCGGGGATCATAAAATCGAGCAATACGATATCTATGTTTTGTTTTTCAAGGGTTGCAAAAGCAGTAGCTGAGTCGTTCGCCTCATACACATTGAAACCTCTTCGTGAAAGGTGATGTACAAGCTGCGAGGTGATCCGTTTTTCGTCATCTACAGCAAGAATGGTTAATGGCTGGTTCATAAAAAATGATTTTAACGCAAAAGTAAACTATTGAATTGAAATTATATATGCACACATTTGAAATCCTTTATCTTTGTTCTACATATTAACATCCTTACCATGAAATTGCCCAAGCTGATTCGTGTTTCCGGGATTGCTGTGTTGATCCTGGTTTTTATTATTGTCGGCGCTGTTATCCTGTTTGACCGGTATGCTGAAAAGATTGTTGAGACTTACCTGCAAAAGTACTATACAGGATCTGAACTTAGCCAGGTTTATGACATCAAATATGATGGAATTGGAATTGGATTGATTTCCGGAAAAGTTCACCTGAAGGGGGTTAAAATCAGCCCGAAAAGTACTTTTTTCGATACACCGGACAGCCTGCGCTTTAAGTACCCGCTATTACTGGAATTGAACCTGCAAAAACTTTCAATATCCGGCCTGACAAGAAACCTGTCCGGAGATCTTGGACGCATCTCCCTGCAGTCTGTTGGGATTGATGAACCATCCATCAAATTGATTGACCACCTGACTGCAAAGGAAAAGAAAATGATCCTTGAACTCAAAAAGCAAGGACTGCCGGATACACTGACAAAAAAGACTGCTCTGCCACACATCATCGTTGACGAACTGCTGGTAAGCGAAGGTCAGTTTGAGTTTTATGACCGAAACCACAAAAAAAGTGTTTTCAGTGTCGGTAATGTGACAATTGCCGGGGATGCCATCGATTTTAAGCCAAATGAAAAAGGTAAAATTGTCTTTTCTGAAAAATCGGGCACACTCACCCTAGGTTTTAAGAACATCAATTACCTCACAAATGATGGATTCTACAAGATCAATTTGGGCAACCTTGAAATTAACCTGCCGGAATTCGTCATAATAGCTGAAAATTTTAAACTTATCCCACAGTACGATAAACAGTCTTTTGGCAGGAAATTCAGGCGGCAGACTGACCGGATGGACGTAGCAGCAAAAAAAATAACAATTGGAAAATGGGATATTGAGAAATGGCAGAATGAAGGGCAGATTTGGATTGATGAAATTGTTGTTGATGGGGTGATGCTCGATATTTACAGGGATAAAAGTGTTGAACCCGATCTCACTATTTTCCCGAAACTTCCGCAGGAAGCGCTGGCATCAATGGATGTTGGACTGAATATCGGAGCAGTAAGAGTGACCAATGCCGAAATATTTTACCAGGAACAGATAGCTGGTGCAAGTGAGGCCGGGAAGGTACCGATCGTAAACATGCAAGCAACAATGAACAATGTTACAAATATTGAAACCGTGAAAAATACCTCAGGTCACATGAAATGGGAGTTGACAGGTAAAGTATTCGGGCATGGCAGCTACGAAGTCCTGATAGATTTTCATGGCTCTTCCCATCCGGCTGATTTCAGCTTTTCCGGCAGTATTGGAGGGATGGATATGACTTTATTAAACCAGATGATTGTCCCTAATGAGCACATACGTATTGATTCTGGGTACATGGTTTCAACAACCTTTAACGTGAACGCCAGCCGAACAAATGCCACCGGTGAAATGCACCTGCAATACAAAGACCTAAAAATTACCTTGTTAAAAGATAAAGATGAGGAGGGGCTGAAAGACCGGGGACTATTCAGTTCGCTGGCCAATGCTACCATTCGCATTTTTAAACTTGACAAGAAAACCGGGGATGTTGAAACTGCATATATTCACTACGATCGCGACCTGAATAAAGGTGTTTTCAACTATATCATCAAGTCCCTGTTGAATGGTGTAATGGCTTCAGTGCTGCCAAGCAAGAACATTACACCCGAAGAGCAAAAAAAGAAACAGGAAAAAGAAAACCGGAAAAAGGCACGTCAGGAGCGAAAGAAAAAGTAAAAGTGTTTTTTCTGTTTTACAAAATCAGGGTAAAAGTGTTTTATTCATTTTACAGAAATTGGCATAAAGTGTATTTTTGATTTTACACTTTGGTCATAGAAACCTGTCTTTAACCCAACTTAAACCTCAGATATTTGATCTTTTCCCCCTTTTCTCTGAACATCTCTTCATAAAATGTGCGTATGGAAACCACATCGTCGTTTCCGGGATGAGTGTCCACATCATAAGTGTGAAACAGGAGGTTAAGATTCTGTTCAGCGATTACTTCGAGGGTGTAATCGAAAATGGCAGTGCTGTCGGTTTTAAGGTGAACGGAGGCTACACCGCCGTTTTTAAGTGAAAGTATTGTATACCGGACTTAGGATTCAAGCATTAAGATGACCATTAATTTGAGATTTCTCTTAAATTGTCCAATTTTGACATTGTTGTTTCAAATTAACAAATATTTATCAATCAAATATTTATTAAAAGATGTCTCTCTTTTTGTGACTTTTTAAGAATTAATAAATTGGTAAAACAGTACTCATGTATTATTTTTGCCACGATAAGTTCAAATTCATTAATTACTAATTTTTACAATTATGTTAAAACAAAAATTTACCCGAGGATTGATTTTGCTGATGCTATTTTTAAGCATGAGTGCCTTTTTGCCTGTAATGGCGCAAAACCTAATTGCTGATCCCGGATTTGAAGCGGGAACACCCAACCCTTCATGGGTTGAGTCATCAACAAATTTTGGAACACCGTTATGTACAATTGGTTCGTGTGGGACAGGTTTAGGTACCGGCCCACACACTGGAAGCTGGTGGGCGTGGTTTGGTGGTATTTCTGCTTATGAGGCCGGAGAAATGAGTCAGTCATTGGTTATTCCCAATGGAACGGCAAATTTGAGCTTCTGGCTTGAAATTCCTGTATCAAGCGGCAATGGCTCGGATTATCTCACAGTAGAAATTGACGGTAACACCATTGCTACTTTTTTGGAAAGTACCCCTGGTTATTTAACTTACACCCAGGTAACGCTTGATGTAAGTGCTTATGCAGATGGCAATTCACACAATGTAAAGTTTTACAGTGAGATTTTCGGACCAACTACCACCAATTTTTTTGTTGATGATGTTGAGTTGATTGCAACCCAGGCGCCACCTGCTGTTCCAATACAACCCTGGAGTATTTTGCTTGCGGTAGGTTTAATTGCAGGTGTGGTTTTCTTTAGGTTTTTCAATATCCGGTAATTAATAATTGAATTAAAACATTTAAAGCATAAAGACATGAAAAAAATAGTATCATACGTATTAGTTACAGCATTCACATTTATGACTTTCATTTTAACTGCCAGTGAACCTGCTGATCAGAAAGCGTTGGCATCCACACAGAAAAAATTGGTGGAAATGAAAACGCAGTTGAATTTGAGTTCCGACCAGGAAACTAAAGTACAAGCGGTTTTGTACGATGCTTTCAGCAATGTAAATTCAATCCAAAAACAGGAAGGGCTTACAAAGGAGGAGAAAATTGTGAGATACAATAAGAATAGCGAGAACTTTCAAGGCGAGCTAAAGAAAATCCTGACCAAAGAGCAATACGATCAGTACCTCAGTTCAGGGAGAGGACAATAAATTTGGCTCTTACATAGATCACAATTATCTGATTGTTTCAGATGAAAAGATGCCCGCGAGTTCAAAAGCGGGCATCTCTTTTTTGCTGTGTGTCAGTAAAATAATTTTGTGCTACAAACAATTAGCTGGTTTTAGCATATTCAACTCATGAAGGAAAAGGCTTCTATGATTTAAAAAAGTTTGAACCTCAGATACTTGACCTTTTCTCCTTTCTCCCTGAACATTTCTTCGTAAAAAGTTCGGATAGAAACCACATCGTCGTTTCCGGGGTTAGTGTCCACATCATAAGTGTGAAACAGGAGGTTAAGATTCTGTTCGGCGATCACTTCGAGGGTGTAATCGAAAAAGGCGGTGCTATCGGTTTTCAGGTGAACGATAGCGTTACTGCCGGCAACATGGCGGTAACGGGTTAAAAACTGTGGTGAAGAAAGTCGTTTTTTAGCTCTTGGTTTTTGCGGGAGAGGGTCAGGAAAGGTGATCCACAACTCATCCACTTCTCCGGGAGCGAAAATATCGCTGATGAGCTGAACATGCGTGCGAACAAAAGCAACATTGGTCATGGCTTCATCAAATGAAGTTCTGGCACCGCGCCACATTCGTGCCCCTTTCACATCAATTCCGATGAAATTTTTGTCAGGATAACGTGCTGCCAGACCC encodes the following:
- a CDS encoding sigma-54-dependent Fis family transcriptional regulator; translated protein: MNQPLTILAVDDEKRITSQLVHHLSRRGFNVYEANDSATAFATLEKQNIDIVLLDFMIPGDLNGIQILKKIRQDNPATEVIMVSGQEDIDVVIESQRQGAIDFVRKPFNISEIIFAIERTGKYVQLAQKLKTVENQRSLISRELESVIERDFIGVSESIRKVTEMAIRVAKDRDASVLITGENGTGKEVLARIIHYASDRSKKPFVPVNSTAIPDTLIESEFFGHKKGAFTDAKEDKKGFFELANGGTLFLDEIADMPYSLQAKLLRAMEERKITPVGGSKEIEVDLRIISATNKDIEQLIDDQKFRLDLYHRINTFTLHIPPLRERPGDVEPLLRHFVTMLCSKKKRSIPEIEKNVFSHLKPYHFPGNVRELRNLVERALILSDGKQLTVDDFMIKNEKSTKSEIATFNLDDHEKSIIEAALKKTDGNQIKAAELLGISRDALKHRIQKHGIVIHKVVE
- a CDS encoding T9SS type A sorting domain-containing protein, which gives rise to MKTILSWFLMLFLFQASAFSLPASNPPEKKNEDIFIIHSWFFGNSIPAATPLQTIDATYGQLSGGMLQYHSALTGYPFNPFSPNWRKASLERKDSPTPINYQPSANNHITYEASGMTGILVKQPFAGNGGENTLVFHLPSTGFRELVFRFAAKDEGAADALKIDYSVAAGNPVWISTGLITTVFPLDSEYLLYEISFTDSATQSPPPPPGHGLGDDQISMGTFMLVNNNPDFSIRIRFLGSNMMADENKNVVFNNFSLEGKVAANAYHVINLTEGWSGISSYIIPTNPELDRIFYPARNQLVILQNFSGFYWPSTGVNTLNQWNYQTGYSVKVENPSQIVIGGEMQETLTLTLNAGWNYLPVMTECPQPVAELFAEVSNNLIVVKEIAGNQVYWPSMGINTLQVIAPGNAYLTLLQNQATIEFPECDGQSDGIAFTEKFSPETADVLQTFQIHPTPIMHTIAIPTTSAIHLQPGDAIIATGADSKYYGAVTWQHESTAITLFGDDPTTTEKDGLIEFEEFNLRLKRESTDKILHLNVTYHPDLPQNSGFFVTNGLSAIASMEASNVAPIQPLTGRQVHIVPNPAGNEIVLSVEEIIFESGHLVIRGIDGNYRAEIQLHHNPSTIDVSKLKAGVYLLQVNVNGEVINTRMVKL
- a CDS encoding aspartate kinase, giving the protein MKIFKFGGASVTSAAAVKNVAGILSHFAEEQLILVFSAMGKTTNALEKVVNAAFYKTPDLKSKISLVKDFHVEIVKSLFDQSSHSCYEQVSRVFKKLEALTDQPDCSYDEFYDRIVPLGEILTTTIISNYLTECGLKNSVIQATEMIATNNRFRDAAVDWIRTEELITRQINATKLNQDGQMMITQGFIGFSTDGKTTTLGREGSDFTASILAYCLNAEEVIVWKDVDGLLNADPACFSETVKIDHISYYDVIELAFYGAKILHPKTIKPLQNKSIPLRIKSFFHPLASGTLIDNHSSGDTNVPFFIKKQDQALVSFVSKDFSFIAEDKLYKLFGVFDQLNLKINLMQNAAISFTIITNDPADKMNAMLDELKNEFDIRYNRGLELLTIRNFNDLILDVYFKGKSILLEQRSRRTIQVAYLPHSTTN
- the trmB gene encoding tRNA (guanosine(46)-N7)-methyltransferase TrmB is translated as MTKRKHQHFAENATFPHFFQPNFDLLKEGFPLKGKWRTDFFHNQNPLVVELGCGKGEFTTGLAARYPDKNFIGIDVKGARMWRGARTSFDEAMTNVAFVRTHVQLISDIFAPGEVDELWITFPDPLPQKPRAKKRLSSPQFLTRYRHVAGSNAIVHLKTDSTAFFDYTLEVIAEQNLNLLFHTYDVDTNPGNDDVVSIRTFYEEMFREKGEKVKYLRFKLF